In Anseongella ginsenosidimutans, one genomic interval encodes:
- the mrdA gene encoding penicillin-binding protein 2, producing the protein MNAYFERKYIIQGIIIAAALILVARLFYMQILDTQYRLSAEDNVLRRNVVYPARGIIVDRNNNILVQNQPVYDLMVIPKDIRAFDTLALCRLINLDKEEFLEKLDKAERYSYYKASLFEKQLSDTLYASLQEALYQFPGFFVQNRTVRNYPHTAAAHVLGYVDEVTEGDIKRSDNFYRQGDYIGRSGIERAYEEVIRGHRGVYFQMVDAFNRPKGSFQNGRFDTAAVAGEPLVSSLDLELQQLGEALMQNKVGSIVAIEPETGEILAFVSSPSYDPNLLVGRKRGNNYMKLLRDENNPLFIRPTQAQYPPGSTFKPLMALIGLQEGIVTPETRFPCYGGYRMGRLTVRCTHNHPPLNIAQSIQGSCNAWYCHEFARLIDHNPQAASASDAYKRWRTYLENFGLGLSSKIELPYEAAGILKKASYYDDIYGTGSWRSSNIISLAIGQGELGVTPLQMANMMAAIANKGYYYRPHLVKSIGDEKYIRPEFTRKMNTGIDEKHFEVVHEGMQKVFEPGGTAVYSRVEGIDICGKTGTAQNPHGKDHSIFTAFAPRENPKIAIAVVVENAGYGSTWAGPIASLMIEKYLRDTISRPDYYIDRLLEANLLPEKEEKKPAPETAQNKTADVSR; encoded by the coding sequence GTGAACGCATACTTCGAAAGGAAATACATTATTCAGGGGATCATCATCGCAGCCGCCCTTATCCTGGTGGCCCGGCTGTTCTATATGCAGATCCTGGATACCCAGTACCGCCTTTCGGCCGAAGACAACGTGTTGAGAAGGAATGTAGTGTATCCCGCAAGGGGCATTATCGTGGACAGGAACAACAATATACTGGTGCAAAATCAACCGGTATATGACCTGATGGTTATTCCCAAGGACATCCGGGCATTCGATACCCTGGCCCTTTGCCGGCTTATCAACTTGGACAAAGAAGAATTTCTTGAAAAATTGGACAAGGCCGAAAGGTACTCTTACTATAAAGCTTCCCTTTTTGAAAAACAGCTGTCCGATACCCTTTATGCATCGCTGCAGGAAGCGCTTTACCAGTTTCCGGGGTTCTTCGTTCAGAACCGGACGGTCCGGAATTACCCGCACACGGCGGCCGCGCATGTACTTGGATATGTAGATGAAGTGACCGAGGGGGACATCAAAAGATCTGATAATTTTTACCGGCAGGGTGACTATATTGGCCGCAGCGGCATCGAAAGAGCATACGAAGAGGTGATCAGGGGGCACCGGGGCGTTTATTTCCAGATGGTGGACGCCTTTAACAGGCCTAAGGGCAGTTTTCAGAACGGGCGTTTTGATACGGCGGCCGTGGCGGGTGAACCGCTGGTCTCCTCGCTTGACCTGGAACTTCAGCAGCTGGGAGAGGCCCTTATGCAGAATAAAGTGGGAAGCATTGTAGCCATCGAGCCCGAAACCGGTGAAATACTGGCCTTCGTCAGCAGTCCTTCCTATGATCCTAACCTTTTAGTAGGCAGGAAACGCGGCAATAATTATATGAAGCTGCTGCGTGACGAAAATAATCCTCTTTTTATCCGGCCCACCCAGGCCCAGTATCCGCCGGGCTCCACCTTCAAACCTTTAATGGCCCTGATAGGGCTGCAGGAAGGAATCGTGACGCCCGAGACCCGTTTTCCCTGTTATGGCGGTTACCGGATGGGCAGGCTTACTGTTCGCTGCACGCATAACCACCCTCCTTTAAACATTGCACAATCTATCCAGGGGTCCTGCAATGCCTGGTACTGCCATGAATTCGCCCGGCTGATCGACCATAATCCCCAGGCTGCTTCCGCATCAGATGCGTATAAGCGCTGGAGAACTTACCTGGAAAACTTCGGCCTTGGCCTTTCAAGCAAAATCGAGCTTCCGTATGAAGCCGCCGGCATTCTAAAAAAAGCAAGTTATTACGATGATATTTACGGAACCGGCAGCTGGCGTTCTTCCAATATTATTTCTCTGGCCATTGGGCAGGGGGAACTGGGCGTAACACCGCTGCAAATGGCCAATATGATGGCGGCCATTGCCAATAAGGGATATTACTACCGGCCGCACCTGGTTAAATCCATTGGAGATGAGAAATATATACGCCCGGAATTTACCCGGAAAATGAATACGGGTATTGATGAAAAACATTTCGAAGTGGTACACGAAGGCATGCAAAAGGTGTTTGAACCGGGGGGAACGGCCGTCTATTCCCGCGTTGAGGGAATAGATATCTGCGGCAAGACCGGCACCGCCCAGAATCCCCATGGGAAGGACCATTCGATATTTACCGCTTTTGCCCCAAGGGAAAATCCAAAGATCGCCATTGCTGTCGTAGTTGAGAATGCTGGTTACGGATCAACCTGGGCCGGCCCGATTGCCAGCCTGATGATCGAAAAGTACCTGCGCGACACGATCAGCCGGCCCGATTATTACATAGACCGGCTCCTGGAAGCCAACCTGCTGCCTGAAAAAGAGGAAAAGAAACCTGCTCCGGAAACCGCTCAAAATAAAACGGCCGATGTATCCAGGTAG
- the rodA gene encoding rod shape-determining protein RodA — MYPGSQQQKHRSVFHNVDWLTIFLYLCLILIGWVNIYAAVYDVEHQSILDLSRNYGKQLLWILSSFVLITIILLLDSKFFSTFAFGFYGLTIMLLLLVLVIGTTVGGNQAWIAIGDFRLQPSEFAKVATALALARFLSGNNIRMQDTNTKFMSFAIIAIPVILILLQKDAGSALTFTAFILVLYREGLPSPILVIGATLVALFILALIIKPVYLALILLAGGGFLIYKLRKRRKLITVLSMGLFISVAFVFTTNYLFYRVLQPHQRSRIEVLLKDDVDLRGVGYNLNQSKIAIGSGRLLGKGFLKGTQTKYNFVPEQSTDFIFCTIGEEWGFLGSTLVIGLYVALLLRIVHVAERQRASFTRIYGYGVASIIFFHLVINIGMTIGLVPVIGIPLPLLSYGGSSLWGFTILLFILIKLDANRMGAIR; from the coding sequence ATGTATCCAGGTAGCCAGCAGCAAAAGCACCGCAGTGTTTTCCACAACGTGGACTGGCTGACGATTTTTCTTTATCTCTGCCTGATCCTGATAGGCTGGGTCAATATTTATGCAGCGGTATATGATGTAGAACACCAGAGTATCCTGGACCTTAGCAGGAATTACGGAAAGCAATTGCTTTGGATCCTCAGCTCCTTCGTTTTAATAACGATCATCCTGCTGCTGGACTCCAAGTTCTTCAGCACGTTCGCCTTTGGCTTTTACGGGCTCACCATTATGCTCCTCCTGCTGGTACTTGTTATCGGGACAACTGTGGGCGGAAACCAGGCCTGGATTGCGATCGGCGATTTTCGCTTGCAGCCTTCCGAGTTTGCAAAAGTGGCCACCGCGCTGGCCCTGGCTCGCTTTTTAAGCGGGAATAATATCCGTATGCAGGATACAAATACCAAGTTCATGAGTTTTGCGATCATCGCGATTCCCGTGATCCTGATCCTGCTGCAAAAGGACGCCGGCTCAGCGCTAACCTTTACCGCATTCATCCTTGTACTTTATCGTGAGGGCCTGCCTTCCCCGATCCTTGTCATTGGCGCCACTCTTGTAGCGCTATTTATTCTCGCCCTGATCATAAAGCCCGTTTACCTTGCTCTTATCCTGTTGGCCGGAGGCGGCTTTCTGATCTATAAACTCCGGAAACGGCGAAAACTTATCACCGTGCTTTCAATGGGCCTGTTCATTTCTGTGGCTTTCGTTTTCACTACGAATTATTTGTTTTACCGGGTTTTGCAGCCTCACCAGCGCAGCCGCATCGAAGTTTTGTTAAAAGATGATGTTGATCTCCGGGGAGTGGGATACAACCTGAACCAGTCAAAGATCGCCATCGGTTCCGGGCGGCTTTTGGGAAAGGGCTTTTTAAAGGGGACGCAAACCAAGTATAATTTCGTACCCGAACAAAGTACCGACTTTATCTTCTGTACGATCGGCGAAGAATGGGGCTTCCTTGGAAGCACCCTGGTAATCGGACTTTACGTTGCCCTGCTGTTGCGCATCGTACATGTGGCGGAACGGCAGCGCGCCTCTTTTACCCGCATTTACGGCTATGGAGTCGCTTCCATTATTTTCTTCCACCTGGTGATCAATATAGGAATGACCATCGGGCTTGTTCCGGTGATTGGCATTCCCCTGCCCCTCCTCAGCTACGGAGGCTCCTCCCTGTGGGGATTCACCATCTTACTGTTTATCCTTATTAAACTGGATGCAAACAGGATGGGTGCGATCAGGTAA
- a CDS encoding GlsB/YeaQ/YmgE family stress response membrane protein has protein sequence MGILSWIVFGLIAGAIAKWITPGEDPGGCLITIIIGVIGGVLGGWIGTQLGFGDISGFNVKSFLLAIAGSVILLLIYRAVKRK, from the coding sequence ATGGGAATTTTATCATGGATAGTCTTTGGACTGATAGCAGGTGCTATCGCCAAATGGATCACGCCCGGTGAAGACCCGGGCGGATGCCTGATTACCATTATCATCGGTGTGATCGGGGGCGTTCTTGGCGGCTGGATAGGCACCCAGCTGGGCTTCGGTGATATCTCCGGCTTCAATGTCAAAAGCTTCCTGCTCGCCATTGCAGGTTCCGTGATCCTCTTGCTGATCTACCGGGCTGTAAAAAGAAAATAA
- a CDS encoding DoxX family protein, whose translation MAQGLIKTTDSLAAFILRLGLAIVIFPHGAQKVLGWFGGGGFQGTLDGMSAGFGLPVFIVILVMLIEFVGPLMLLFGLYTRIVAFSMLCLFAGIIFFAQLANGFFMNWGGQNAGEGFEYHLLVVAMSLALVSSGAGRWSADRKLMKGRH comes from the coding sequence ATGGCACAAGGTCTTATTAAAACCACGGATAGCCTCGCCGCTTTTATCCTGAGACTGGGATTGGCGATTGTAATCTTTCCTCACGGCGCGCAAAAAGTCCTCGGATGGTTTGGAGGAGGCGGCTTCCAGGGAACGCTGGACGGTATGTCGGCTGGTTTTGGATTACCGGTTTTCATCGTGATCCTGGTCATGCTGATCGAGTTTGTGGGGCCGCTTATGCTGCTTTTCGGCCTGTACACCCGTATCGTGGCCTTTAGCATGCTTTGCCTTTTTGCGGGCATTATTTTCTTCGCTCAGCTGGCCAACGGATTCTTTATGAATTGGGGAGGCCAGAATGCCGGGGAAGGATTCGAATATCATTTACTCGTGGTAGCTATGTCGTTGGCCCTGGTCAGTTCCGGCGCCGGCCGTTGGTCAGCAGACAGGAAACTAATGAAAGGCAGGCATTGA
- a CDS encoding DUF4197 domain-containing protein: MRHLFVKAIFLLTFCLAGCGTTGEAILRDVGGAIYGQADPSEQEVAQGLKQALEVGLGKGAEALSRENGFFGDQAIKILFPEEARKAEQTLRSLGFNKLCDDLVLRLNRAAEKASAKAKPIFMSAIREMTLPDAMNILFGDDDAATEYLRRTTSSQLAGAFRPVILESLEEVNAVSLWNQVFTRYNQLPMVKKVTPDLDAYVTNQALDGLFLAIAREEKKIRENPLQRGTALLKKVFGYRDRKTAE, encoded by the coding sequence ATGCGACATTTGTTCGTAAAAGCAATCTTCTTACTTACCTTTTGCCTCGCCGGCTGCGGAACCACCGGCGAGGCCATACTGCGCGACGTTGGCGGAGCCATTTATGGTCAGGCCGATCCAAGCGAACAGGAAGTAGCCCAGGGGCTGAAACAAGCCCTGGAAGTAGGCTTAGGCAAAGGAGCCGAAGCGCTTTCCAGGGAAAACGGCTTTTTCGGCGATCAGGCCATTAAGATCCTTTTTCCCGAAGAAGCCCGGAAGGCTGAACAGACTTTGCGTTCCCTCGGCTTTAATAAACTATGCGATGACCTGGTCCTCCGCCTGAACCGGGCGGCCGAAAAAGCTTCGGCCAAAGCAAAACCTATATTCATGAGCGCGATCAGGGAAATGACCCTTCCGGACGCTATGAATATACTGTTCGGAGATGATGACGCCGCCACTGAATACCTGCGGAGAACCACTTCAAGCCAACTTGCCGGCGCCTTCAGGCCCGTTATCCTGGAAAGCCTGGAAGAAGTCAACGCCGTAAGCCTCTGGAACCAGGTATTCACTCGTTACAATCAATTACCCATGGTGAAAAAAGTGACTCCGGACCTGGATGCTTATGTCACCAACCAGGCCCTGGACGGCTTATTCCTGGCGATTGCCAGGGAAGAAAAGAAGATCCGCGAAAATCCTCTCCAGCGCGGCACCGCCTTACTGAAGAAAGTATTCGGTTACCGGGACCGGAAAACCGCGGAATAG
- a CDS encoding DUF4998 domain-containing protein produces MKLNKYIMFLGLAGLLAGLASCSEMDDYKQYLPEGEIRYVGRADSVMVYPGKNRILFTWLLISDPNVSRCKVYWNNRGDSAEIAVQKTAGIDTIYLLLENMTERTYNFEIYTYDDEGYSSVPVFESGTVYGDKYQAVLLPRLVNEAWLREDTAVLDFAAPGNEVVGTELKYTSISGQEATFMVHPDSSQAKIADYKPGTPFQYRTLYLPDSLSIDTFYTEFLTGEVLEELDRSSWSVSGFSSEEASGEGEDNGHAIHALDDDINTFWHTQWEGAEPGPPHYLAIDAGAEVTFNGFIFTPRQGSASGNAKDIEIAVSTDGVAWEPAGTFTLENTDDRHLVFLTSPIQAKYFKVTVNASHGDQNSTFFAEVGAF; encoded by the coding sequence ATGAAACTGAATAAATATATAATGTTTCTGGGCCTGGCCGGTTTATTAGCGGGATTGGCGTCCTGTTCAGAAATGGACGATTATAAACAGTATTTGCCCGAAGGGGAGATCCGTTACGTTGGAAGAGCAGATTCGGTGATGGTTTACCCGGGAAAGAACCGGATCCTGTTCACCTGGTTACTGATATCCGACCCTAACGTGAGCCGCTGCAAGGTTTACTGGAACAACAGAGGCGATTCAGCTGAAATAGCCGTTCAGAAAACAGCCGGAATTGATACTATTTATCTCCTGCTGGAAAATATGACGGAACGGACTTACAACTTTGAGATTTACACGTATGATGATGAAGGATATAGTTCCGTGCCTGTTTTTGAAAGCGGGACCGTCTACGGTGACAAGTATCAGGCTGTTTTACTGCCGAGGCTGGTGAATGAAGCCTGGCTGCGGGAGGATACTGCGGTACTCGACTTTGCTGCACCCGGCAACGAGGTGGTAGGCACCGAACTCAAATACACGTCCATATCGGGACAAGAGGCTACCTTTATGGTACATCCGGATTCGAGCCAGGCGAAAATCGCAGACTACAAGCCCGGAACGCCCTTCCAGTACCGGACCTTATACCTGCCCGATTCGTTGTCCATCGATACGTTCTATACGGAATTCCTAACGGGCGAAGTCCTTGAAGAACTTGACCGGTCTTCCTGGTCGGTATCGGGATTTTCATCAGAAGAAGCGTCCGGAGAAGGTGAAGATAACGGACATGCCATTCATGCACTTGATGATGATATCAATACGTTCTGGCATACCCAATGGGAGGGCGCCGAGCCGGGCCCGCCTCATTACCTTGCCATAGATGCAGGTGCGGAAGTAACTTTCAACGGTTTTATCTTTACGCCCCGGCAGGGATCTGCCTCTGGGAATGCCAAAGATATCGAAATAGCGGTTAGTACGGACGGCGTCGCCTGGGAACCGGCCGGCACATTCACGCTGGAAAATACCGATGACCGGCATTTGGTATTCCTTACATCCCCAATTCAGGCGAAATATTTCAAGGTAACCGTGAATGCCAGCCACGGCGATCAGAATTCCACCTTTTTTGCGGAAGTAGGGGCGTTCTGA
- a CDS encoding DUF5000 domain-containing lipoprotein has protein sequence MKRAIFMFFTGLVIMAAGSCKEEEINNPVENDGSVPGPVSNVSVENLHGAARITYSLPRDKDLLYVKAEFESKPGVVRESRGSLYTNSVLVEGFGDTGTYDVKLYAVDRSENESEPVSIQINPLTPPVEEVFKSVTVTEDFGGANIKFENEFEAGIAVVVLTNDTVGGYVPVETFYTQLKEGSFSVRGYDTLERDFGVYVRDRWNNLSDTLRVVLSPLYETELDKGEFKEVRLPTDEPSAWGWVMPNLWNGDNGGTGFHTDNGGPSPQWFTFDLGVTAKLSRFKIWQRPDTWIFTHGNPREFELWGSNDPPSDGSWDNWVKLVECESVKPSGLPPASNTQDDVDAAARGEEYNVPIDAPEVRYIRFKTLRNWAGSGFVHFMEITFWGSPQQ, from the coding sequence ATGAAACGAGCAATATTTATGTTTTTTACCGGGCTTGTGATAATGGCCGCCGGCAGCTGTAAGGAAGAAGAGATCAATAATCCTGTGGAAAATGACGGCAGCGTACCGGGGCCTGTTTCCAATGTAAGCGTGGAAAACCTGCATGGAGCGGCAAGGATAACTTATTCCCTGCCCCGGGATAAGGATCTTTTGTATGTGAAGGCTGAGTTCGAATCCAAGCCTGGGGTGGTGAGGGAAAGCAGGGGGTCCTTATATACTAATTCCGTACTTGTGGAGGGATTCGGGGATACCGGAACCTACGATGTGAAATTATATGCCGTCGACCGGAGCGAGAATGAATCGGAACCTGTCAGTATCCAGATAAATCCGCTTACTCCGCCGGTGGAAGAGGTCTTTAAGAGCGTGACGGTTACGGAAGACTTCGGCGGTGCAAATATCAAGTTTGAAAATGAATTCGAAGCCGGCATAGCGGTCGTGGTCTTAACCAATGACACAGTAGGGGGCTACGTGCCTGTCGAGACGTTTTACACCCAGTTAAAGGAAGGCAGTTTCTCCGTCAGAGGCTATGATACGCTGGAAAGGGATTTCGGAGTGTATGTACGCGACCGCTGGAATAACCTGTCGGATACCCTCCGGGTAGTGCTGTCCCCGCTTTATGAAACGGAACTGGATAAGGGGGAATTCAAGGAGGTGCGCCTGCCTACCGACGAGCCCTCCGCCTGGGGATGGGTAATGCCTAATCTCTGGAACGGAGATAACGGCGGGACGGGTTTCCATACCGACAACGGAGGGCCGAGCCCCCAATGGTTTACGTTTGATTTAGGCGTAACAGCAAAGCTAAGCCGCTTTAAGATCTGGCAGCGCCCTGATACATGGATCTTTACGCACGGGAATCCCCGGGAATTTGAATTATGGGGCTCCAATGATCCGCCTTCCGACGGAAGCTGGGACAACTGGGTAAAACTGGTGGAGTGCGAGTCTGTAAAACCATCTGGTTTGCCGCCGGCATCCAATACCCAGGATGACGTGGATGCAGCTGCAAGAGGCGAGGAATATAATGTTCCGATCGATGCTCCCGAAGTGAGGTACATTCGTTTTAAAACGCTCAGGAACTGGGCCGGGAGCGGTTTTGTTCACTTCATGGAAATTACATTCTGGGGAAGCCCCCAACAATGA